A genome region from Bacillaceae bacterium IKA-2 includes the following:
- a CDS encoding metallophosphoesterase produces the protein MPFLIYFFYFQNNSIVISEYSISSDKLPQNFTGYKIVQLSDLHSKSFGNEQSELVKRVKKTKPDLIVFTGDLIDSDRYDEKPGLILMEKLVQVAPVYYVTGNHEWWSGEFDTLEGKLKSIGIQVMRNTAEEFTAGTEKIQIIGIDDPANVKESYSERAATEENIKNSIEGIEEGDNFQILLSHRPEMFSLYSEYEFDVVFSGHAHGGQFRIPFVGGLIAPNQGLFPKYTSGKYNSNNTSMIVNRGLGNSIIALRIFNRPEIVVVTLNSVK, from the coding sequence ATGCCATTTTTAATCTATTTTTTTTACTTTCAAAACAATTCAATTGTAATAAGTGAATATAGCATAAGTTCAGACAAGCTTCCGCAAAATTTTACCGGATATAAAATTGTTCAATTATCTGACCTGCACAGTAAGTCCTTTGGGAATGAACAAAGTGAATTAGTTAAAAGAGTGAAAAAGACAAAACCAGATTTGATTGTATTCACAGGTGATTTAATAGATTCAGACAGATATGATGAGAAGCCTGGTCTAATTTTAATGGAAAAATTGGTTCAAGTTGCTCCTGTTTATTATGTGACAGGGAATCACGAATGGTGGTCTGGAGAATTCGATACATTAGAGGGGAAATTAAAAAGCATAGGTATACAAGTGATGAGAAACACAGCAGAAGAATTTACTGCTGGAACTGAGAAAATTCAAATTATAGGAATTGATGACCCGGCAAATGTAAAAGAATCTTACTCAGAAAGAGCCGCAACAGAAGAAAATATCAAGAATTCAATAGAAGGAATCGAAGAAGGAGATAATTTCCAAATCCTATTATCACATAGACCTGAAATGTTTTCTCTTTATAGTGAATATGAATTTGATGTTGTTTTTTCAGGTCATGCACACGGCGGACAATTTAGAATTCCTTTTGTGGGTGGTTTAATTGCTCCAAACCAAGGATTATTTCCAAAATATACTTCTGGGAAATACAATTCAAATAACACTTCAATGATTGTTAATAGAGGACTAGGAAATAGCATTATTGCATTAAGGATTTTTAATCGTCCAGAAATTGTTGTAGTGACGTTGAACTCTGTTAAATAA
- a CDS encoding ACT domain-containing protein — protein sequence MEPDWKCIKVEGTLDFSLTGILSSLANPLAENNISIFAISTFNTDYLLIKMYSIEKAKSVLENAGHTFIKL from the coding sequence ATGGAACCTGATTGGAAATGTATAAAAGTAGAGGGAACATTGGATTTTAGTTTAACAGGAATATTATCTTCTTTAGCTAACCCATTGGCGGAAAACAATATAAGCATTTTTGCTATTTCTACTTTTAATACTGACTACTTGTTGATTAAAATGTATTCGATAGAAAAAGCAAAATCAGTATTGGAGAATGCTGGTCATACATTTATCAAGTTATAA
- the cax gene encoding calcium/proton exchanger, with the protein MVNKMFSFMVLIGLPLSIIGNFLHWPTVLMFVVYCLTIVALAGYMGRATESLAIVAGPQIGGLLNATFGNAVELIISIFALKAGLIGVVLASLTGSVLGNLLLVAGLSFFVGGLKFKRQIFNIHHASHNSGLLMFAVIVAFVIPEVFSMTMNESKTLILSVGISIILILLYLAALMFRLVTHRGVYPHKDEENEVHEEPEWGKQKAMIILAFATIAVAFVSETLVHTFEEVAEVFGWTELFIGVIIVAIVGNAAEHASAIIFAYKNKLEIAIEIAIGSTLQIAMFVAPVLVIISLFFPVSMPLVFTLPELVAMVSAVLLIIVITNDGETNWFEGTTLLAAYLIMGIGFYLL; encoded by the coding sequence GTGGTTAATAAAATGTTTTCCTTCATGGTCTTGATAGGTTTGCCGTTATCAATCATCGGTAACTTCTTACACTGGCCAACTGTGCTAATGTTTGTCGTTTATTGTTTAACAATTGTCGCCTTAGCAGGGTATATGGGGAGAGCAACTGAAAGCTTGGCGATCGTAGCAGGTCCACAAATCGGTGGATTATTAAATGCGACGTTTGGTAATGCAGTCGAGCTAATCATCTCAATATTTGCCTTGAAAGCGGGCTTAATAGGAGTTGTTCTAGCTTCCTTAACTGGTTCAGTATTAGGGAATTTATTGTTAGTTGCCGGACTTTCATTTTTTGTAGGTGGCTTAAAATTTAAGCGACAGATATTTAATATTCATCATGCCAGTCATAACTCAGGACTTTTAATGTTTGCGGTAATTGTCGCATTTGTTATACCAGAAGTTTTTTCGATGACTATGAACGAATCTAAGACGCTTATCTTAAGTGTCGGGATCTCCATCATTTTAATTTTACTTTACCTGGCAGCGTTAATGTTTCGCTTAGTGACACACCGTGGTGTCTATCCGCATAAAGATGAGGAAAATGAAGTGCATGAAGAGCCTGAATGGGGAAAACAAAAGGCAATGATCATCCTAGCTTTTGCAACAATTGCGGTAGCGTTCGTTTCAGAAACGCTTGTCCATACTTTTGAAGAAGTGGCAGAGGTTTTCGGTTGGACGGAATTATTTATAGGTGTCATTATCGTAGCGATTGTTGGAAACGCCGCTGAACACGCATCAGCGATTATCTTTGCTTATAAAAACAAGTTGGAAATTGCAATAGAAATTGCAATCGGGTCTACACTGCAGATTGCGATGTTCGTGGCACCAGTTTTAGTGATCATTTCGCTATTTTTCCCTGTTAGTATGCCACTAGTGTTTACCTTACCAGAATTAGTCGCAATGGTTTCAGCCGTTTTATTAATCATTGTGATTACTAATGATGGAGAAACGAACTGGTTTGAAGGAACAACCTTACTTGCAGCCTATCTGATTATGGGAATTGGCTTTTATTTGCTCTAA
- a CDS encoding lipocalin family protein translates to MIEKLPKQIQISLPKDTAPHSGSNIEWWYFFAFLNGDKGGQYALMASFFRVGEFEFQKSHYLIYTLIDLNNKTKQAYSIIDSKLEFNMVSTFLPLYLLLHPTDKRIWKLYKSLLMKQIPKPHTKIKKATIKKNPTQLIYGDNKLTFFGEKQDSFNVRLIEKNLEINLQFIPTKPIALIGGDGKPGDLYYYSFTKNKVQGKIQTDKGIENVKGEGWFDHQWGRDYGILKGSGWNWFGLQLEDGRELLINEEMRPSKETHSPMANLIEEDGSVRFTRNVHFQAIKYWKSLKTNARYPIEWKISIPEFSMELHVSAVFSAQEMPIIGPMQAIWEGATVVVGQETLPNGKRKTVEGKGFMELVGYTM, encoded by the coding sequence ATGATTGAAAAATTGCCTAAACAAATTCAGATTTCACTTCCAAAAGATACAGCTCCTCACTCAGGTTCTAATATTGAGTGGTGGTACTTTTTCGCTTTTCTTAACGGAGATAAAGGTGGACAATATGCGCTAATGGCTTCTTTTTTTCGAGTCGGAGAATTTGAGTTTCAAAAAAGTCATTATTTAATTTATACGTTAATTGATCTCAATAATAAAACAAAACAAGCTTATTCAATAATTGACTCAAAATTAGAATTTAATATGGTTTCAACATTCCTTCCTCTCTATTTACTTCTTCACCCAACAGATAAACGAATATGGAAGTTATACAAAAGTTTACTGATGAAACAAATTCCAAAGCCTCATACTAAAATAAAAAAGGCAACAATCAAAAAAAATCCAACACAACTTATCTATGGTGATAATAAATTGACTTTTTTCGGTGAAAAGCAAGATTCCTTTAACGTCCGTTTAATTGAAAAAAATCTAGAAATAAATCTACAGTTCATACCTACAAAGCCAATCGCCCTCATAGGCGGTGATGGAAAACCAGGTGATTTATATTATTATTCTTTTACCAAAAATAAAGTTCAAGGGAAAATTCAAACTGACAAAGGAATAGAGAATGTAAAAGGAGAGGGGTGGTTTGACCATCAATGGGGGCGTGATTATGGAATACTTAAAGGTAGTGGTTGGAATTGGTTTGGTCTGCAACTAGAGGATGGTAGAGAGCTCTTAATAAATGAAGAAATGCGACCTTCAAAGGAAACACATTCACCAATGGCAAATTTAATTGAAGAGGATGGATCGGTTCGTTTCACAAGAAATGTTCATTTCCAAGCAATAAAATATTGGAAGAGCTTAAAAACAAATGCACGGTATCCAATAGAATGGAAGATAAGCATCCCTGAATTTTCAATGGAGCTACATGTCAGTGCCGTATTCTCAGCTCAAGAAATGCCAATAATCGGACCCATGCAAGCAATCTGGGAAGGAGCCACTGTTGTTGTTGGACAGGAAACTCTACCTAATGGAAAAAGAAAAACAGTAGAGGGAAAAGGTTTTATGGAACTTGTCGGTTATACGATGTGA
- a CDS encoding NADP-dependent oxidoreductase, with protein sequence MKAIVIDQYGGKEELRERDVDRPSINDDQVLLELHATSINPIDWKVRAGYLKEMLQFEFPIILGWDAAGVIVDIGKNVNDYKVGDRVFTRPATTRLGTYAEYIAVEANLLANIPEKMSFEEAASIPLAGLTAWQCLVDFSGIKENDKVLIHAGAGGVGIFAIQIAKSLGAYVATTASKQNEEFLKSLGADEVINYQEEDFSEILNDFDIVLDSMGGEIQSKSYKVLKQKGKLVSIVQPPSEEEAKQFHVEAGFVWLEPNGKQLQNLADLFVSGQLKPIIGETFEFSERGLQEAHTLSETHHARGKIVIKIKQ encoded by the coding sequence ATGAAAGCCATAGTTATTGATCAATACGGTGGAAAAGAAGAGCTTAGAGAAAGAGACGTAGATCGTCCCTCTATAAATGATGATCAAGTTTTATTAGAACTACATGCAACTTCCATCAACCCAATCGACTGGAAAGTGCGTGCCGGATATCTTAAAGAAATGCTTCAATTTGAATTTCCAATTATCCTCGGTTGGGATGCCGCAGGTGTCATTGTTGATATCGGTAAAAATGTCAATGATTATAAAGTTGGAGACCGTGTATTTACTAGACCAGCAACGACAAGACTGGGAACTTATGCTGAATATATAGCAGTTGAGGCAAATTTACTTGCCAACATACCAGAAAAGATGAGCTTTGAGGAGGCTGCTTCAATTCCTCTAGCAGGCTTAACCGCATGGCAATGTCTCGTTGATTTTTCTGGAATCAAAGAAAATGATAAAGTATTAATTCATGCAGGAGCTGGTGGTGTTGGAATTTTTGCAATACAAATAGCTAAAAGTCTTGGTGCCTATGTCGCTACAACAGCCAGTAAACAAAATGAAGAGTTTTTGAAATCGTTAGGTGCTGATGAAGTTATCAATTACCAAGAAGAAGATTTCAGTGAAATTCTGAATGACTTTGATATCGTTTTGGATTCAATGGGTGGAGAAATTCAGTCAAAAAGTTACAAAGTCTTAAAGCAAAAAGGCAAACTCGTTTCGATCGTTCAACCACCTTCAGAAGAAGAAGCAAAACAGTTTCATGTAGAAGCTGGATTTGTGTGGCTAGAACCAAACGGAAAGCAGTTGCAAAACTTAGCTGATCTTTTTGTATCAGGTCAATTAAAGCCGATAATTGGTGAAACGTTTGAGTTTAGTGAACGAGGTCTTCAAGAAGCACATACACTAAGTGAAACACATCATGCCCGGGGAAAAATTGTTATTAAAATTAAACAATAA
- a CDS encoding SHOCT domain-containing protein, producing the protein MMNGGYGFGVWGIFSMLFHIAIVVGVIYLIFYLFQSVFKRNTSDSNYRPNEKTSLQILEERFARGEIDEVEFKQKKKVLKE; encoded by the coding sequence ATGATGAATGGAGGATATGGTTTTGGAGTGTGGGGGATTTTCTCAATGCTTTTCCACATTGCTATTGTTGTAGGTGTCATATACCTGATCTTTTATTTGTTTCAAAGCGTATTTAAAAGAAACACTAGCGATAGCAATTACCGCCCAAATGAAAAAACAAGTTTGCAAATTTTAGAAGAACGTTTTGCACGCGGAGAAATAGACGAAGTAGAGTTTAAACAAAAGAAGAAAGTACTGAAAGAGTAA
- a CDS encoding DUF6241 domain-containing protein, which produces MMQNTKTVIASLIVALVVSIGYFGYSFMNKDGNADEVKVTDQTKASDGVEIVIGNIPTLEEVAVEFPLDLTELEIQNYIHWMSHQKIQAKQKWGKMLITKERIERLLEVVEKNEFIHEDLYKDILTRWSEEDFTQAVKDHNAIWSLQNGSVGKAKRLLNEEEEQEYIKNYLQ; this is translated from the coding sequence ATGATGCAGAATACTAAAACGGTAATTGCCTCTCTCATTGTCGCTCTCGTTGTTAGCATCGGCTATTTCGGGTATAGTTTCATGAATAAAGACGGAAATGCTGATGAAGTTAAAGTGACTGATCAAACGAAGGCTAGTGATGGCGTTGAAATTGTGATTGGGAATATACCCACATTGGAAGAAGTCGCAGTAGAATTTCCTTTAGATTTAACTGAACTTGAAATACAAAATTACATCCACTGGATGTCACATCAAAAGATACAAGCCAAACAAAAGTGGGGAAAAATGCTAATTACTAAAGAAAGAATTGAAAGATTGCTAGAAGTAGTTGAAAAAAATGAATTTATTCACGAAGACTTATATAAAGACATTCTTACTCGCTGGTCTGAAGAGGATTTCACTCAAGCGGTAAAAGACCATAATGCCATTTGGAGTTTGCAAAATGGTTCGGTTGGCAAAGCGAAAAGATTACTTAATGAAGAAGAAGAGCAAGAATATATAAAGAATTATTTACAATAA
- a CDS encoding HAMP domain-containing sensor histidine kinase: MNIPNDAQVFLLNLFFVFMLYYVFYNYIEKVIKSRFSDNFFIFSLSALAIILCMTFSTTSVAEFNFDMRQIPLIIGALYGGRRVALSLLIVLLSYRFFIGFDTGFYASLVIYILLYFILIYFIPRFMNETNTKERIKIALLASICGNSLLAILLYATGIDSNLGFILTLFVFYGTQTIGIVLFVTFIERAKKDQLLVDEIKKLEKLKIVSDIAASISHEVRNPLTVTKGFLQLLREPGITSEKQKLYVELSLTELERAEATISDYLTFAKPSLENIDLLDLSKELDYIKKVISPYAMMHNVEVLFEVEDRPFIVGERQKLHQCLINIAKNGIEAMTEGGKLTVHLQQYENLAVVAFNDTGCGMDQEQVNRLGTPYYSTKDKGTGLGTMVVFSIVDLMGGHVTVDSKVGKGTCFTLSFPITHPAI, from the coding sequence ATGAACATTCCAAATGATGCTCAAGTATTTCTTTTAAACCTTTTCTTTGTCTTTATGCTTTATTATGTTTTTTACAATTATATTGAAAAGGTAATTAAAAGCAGATTTTCTGATAATTTCTTTATATTCTCTTTATCCGCGTTAGCTATAATATTATGTATGACATTTTCAACTACAAGCGTTGCTGAGTTTAACTTTGATATGCGCCAGATACCCCTTATTATTGGCGCATTATACGGTGGACGTAGAGTAGCCCTTTCCCTCTTAATAGTTTTATTAAGTTATCGTTTTTTTATTGGATTTGATACAGGTTTTTATGCTTCATTAGTGATTTACATTTTGTTATATTTTATTCTTATCTACTTCATTCCTCGATTTATGAACGAGACTAATACAAAAGAAAGAATTAAAATCGCTCTCTTAGCTTCGATATGTGGTAATAGTTTATTAGCTATATTATTGTATGCCACCGGGATAGACAGCAATCTAGGTTTTATTCTGACTTTATTTGTTTTTTATGGCACACAAACTATTGGAATTGTTTTGTTTGTTACTTTTATAGAACGCGCTAAAAAAGATCAACTCCTCGTTGATGAGATTAAAAAGCTTGAAAAACTAAAAATTGTTAGCGACATAGCTGCTAGTATTTCTCACGAAGTTCGCAATCCACTTACAGTGACAAAAGGATTTCTTCAATTACTACGAGAACCTGGAATCACTAGTGAAAAGCAAAAATTGTATGTTGAATTGTCATTAACGGAGTTAGAGCGTGCGGAGGCAACAATATCTGATTACTTAACTTTTGCTAAGCCTTCGTTAGAAAATATAGATCTTCTTGACTTGAGTAAAGAGCTAGACTACATAAAAAAAGTCATTTCTCCATATGCGATGATGCACAATGTCGAAGTACTGTTTGAAGTCGAAGATAGGCCTTTCATTGTTGGTGAGCGTCAAAAACTGCATCAATGTCTTATTAATATCGCTAAGAATGGAATTGAGGCTATGACAGAGGGTGGGAAATTGACAGTCCATTTACAACAATATGAAAACCTAGCTGTTGTTGCATTTAATGATACTGGGTGCGGCATGGATCAGGAACAAGTAAACCGACTTGGGACTCCTTACTACTCGACTAAGGACAAAGGGACAGGCTTAGGCACAATGGTTGTTTTTAGCATTGTAGATTTAATGGGTGGTCATGTCACTGTTGATAGTAAGGTTGGTAAAGGAACTTGTTTTACTCTATCTTTTCCAATTACACATCCTGCTATTTGA
- a CDS encoding erythromycin esterase family protein: protein MWANEEILDLINWLSSFNQTQTAKKIGFYGLDVYSLWESIDAIIDYLEKINSPTVEKAKKAIECIEPFHRQPEKYGMAAAFHDKNCFAEIQALLQTIQENKQKYEDPEAALNLKINAIAASNAENYYQTMVTNDQQSWNIRDHHMAEALQHIGDYYGPEAKGIIWAHNTHIGDARATDMVSEGMVNLGQLTREQYGQDHIFSIGFGTHHGTVIAAKQWGDRAEIMPVPKATSGSWEYMLHSASVDNKYLIFTDKNQALFREIIGHRAIGVTYHPELEHHGNYVPSRISERYDAFIYLDASKALSPLVF, encoded by the coding sequence ATGTGGGCCAACGAAGAAATACTCGATCTGATCAACTGGTTATCCTCCTTTAATCAAACGCAAACAGCGAAAAAAATTGGCTTTTACGGGCTCGATGTCTATAGCCTTTGGGAATCGATCGATGCCATTATTGATTACTTAGAAAAAATTAACTCGCCAACTGTTGAAAAAGCGAAGAAGGCAATTGAATGCATTGAACCGTTCCACCGCCAACCCGAAAAATACGGGATGGCTGCAGCTTTTCACGACAAAAATTGTTTCGCTGAAATCCAAGCGCTTTTACAGACAATTCAAGAAAACAAACAGAAATATGAGGACCCTGAGGCTGCTCTTAATCTTAAAATAAATGCTATTGCTGCTAGTAACGCCGAAAATTACTATCAAACGATGGTGACCAATGATCAGCAATCATGGAACATTCGCGATCATCATATGGCAGAGGCTCTTCAGCATATTGGCGACTATTACGGACCTGAGGCTAAAGGCATCATTTGGGCGCATAATACTCATATTGGTGATGCAAGGGCAACTGATATGGTAAGTGAAGGCATGGTTAATCTTGGCCAGCTTACCCGTGAGCAATACGGACAAGACCATATTTTTTCGATCGGCTTTGGCACTCATCATGGTACTGTCATTGCCGCAAAACAATGGGGTGACCGAGCAGAAATCATGCCTGTACCTAAGGCAACCTCTGGCAGTTGGGAATACATGCTCCACAGCGCTTCCGTAGATAATAAATACTTGATTTTTACTGATAAAAATCAAGCTCTCTTCCGTGAGATTATTGGTCATCGAGCGATCGGCGTAACTTATCACCCTGAGCTGGAACACCATGGCAATTATGTTCCATCACGAATATCCGAACGCTATGATGCATTTATTTATCTCGATGCGTCAAAGGCGTTATCACCATTAGTTTTTTAG
- a CDS encoding site-specific integrase — translation MEQKYQTFEQLSSEVVKSLRDMSYSESRISQYRSAWQKLATFMENNQIEYYSASVGGAFIADFIGTGKYEEFSHWEKSIIRCVDVLTEFQSTGTFQYRRAKKSYQFYGCIGNPMVDFLNHRKSLGITENTLGHYRLNLHRFLSFFNEEGVMETEAIKKQHILGFVNQLGFYTPATRHSMLTTLRGFMRYLHDNGYTGIDFSYLIPKDNYKKQCKLPTTYTKNEVESLINTVDRSSPKGKRDAAMILLAARLGLRASDICLLKFENIHWEKNTITLVQQKTKNKIEHPLLIEIGEAIIDYLKYGRPKSDLPYVFLHAIPPYNCLNRSTLHSIVTFYLRRAGIKNITEKKHGPHALRHSLAGQLLEQKIPIHVISEVLGHKNTESTKTYLRIDLTSLSQCALDVPLLKTPFYAKEVE, via the coding sequence ATGGAACAAAAATATCAAACATTTGAACAACTGTCCTCAGAAGTAGTTAAATCCCTTCGGGATATGTCCTATTCCGAATCAAGGATAAGCCAATATCGTTCCGCGTGGCAAAAACTGGCTACTTTTATGGAAAACAATCAGATTGAGTATTATTCAGCGTCAGTAGGTGGAGCATTTATAGCTGACTTTATTGGTACTGGGAAATACGAGGAATTTAGCCATTGGGAAAAGAGCATAATCCGGTGTGTGGATGTTCTAACTGAATTTCAGTCTACAGGAACGTTCCAATACAGAAGGGCAAAGAAATCCTACCAATTTTATGGTTGCATCGGTAATCCTATGGTGGATTTCCTTAATCACCGAAAATCTTTGGGTATTACAGAAAATACGCTTGGTCATTACCGATTAAATCTTCATCGCTTTCTTAGTTTTTTTAATGAAGAAGGAGTCATGGAAACCGAAGCAATTAAAAAACAACACATTTTAGGATTTGTGAATCAGCTTGGTTTTTATACACCTGCAACGCGCCACAGCATGCTTACCACTTTACGTGGGTTTATGAGATATCTACATGACAATGGGTATACAGGGATTGACTTTTCATACCTAATTCCAAAAGACAATTACAAGAAGCAATGTAAACTACCCACGACATATACGAAAAATGAAGTTGAATCATTAATCAATACTGTTGACAGAAGTAGCCCAAAAGGGAAGCGTGATGCTGCTATGATACTATTGGCTGCACGATTGGGATTGAGGGCTTCTGACATCTGTCTGTTGAAGTTTGAAAACATACACTGGGAAAAGAATACAATTACACTTGTTCAACAAAAGACTAAAAATAAGATTGAGCATCCACTTTTAATAGAAATAGGAGAGGCTATTATCGATTATCTGAAGTATGGACGGCCTAAATCTGATCTTCCTTATGTCTTCCTACATGCAATCCCGCCATATAACTGCCTAAATAGATCGACTTTGCATAGCATTGTTACTTTTTATCTCCGTCGTGCTGGCATTAAAAACATAACAGAAAAGAAACATGGTCCTCATGCTTTGAGGCACAGTCTTGCTGGGCAACTACTGGAACAAAAAATACCCATCCATGTTATATCAGAAGTGCTAGGTCACAAGAATACCGAAAGCACAAAAACTTATTTACGAATAGACTTAACATCTTTGAGCCAATGCGCATTAGATGTTCCACTCTTAAAAACGCCATTTTATGCCAAGGAGGTGGAATGA
- a CDS encoding tyrosine-type recombinase/integrase, with product MMPNYCGIYAGLIEQYIDFKRNLGYKFVDATYTLSLFDRFTIDNAVLKLGLSKEIVDKWSEKRPNESDKTRYARIHYIAKFSAYLNDMGYPSHIPRLPKKYSSTFVPHIFSKKEVNAFFDACDTLKVNRRFETTVYVLPALFRMLYGCGIRISEALSLTCKDVDLDAKNIIVRETKNGKDRILPLSETLTEVCIQYRNVRPGKYEPKGYFFIKNNGQKCNAKAIYEWFRKILWNAGIPHGGKGFGPRMHDFRHTFSVHSLVKMSEAGLDLYYSLPILSKYLGHQSLEATDKYVRLTSDMYPDLIREVDNVCAYVFPEVDHYEAD from the coding sequence ATGATGCCGAACTATTGTGGTATTTATGCTGGTTTAATCGAACAGTACATTGATTTCAAAAGAAACCTCGGTTACAAGTTTGTTGATGCCACTTACACACTTTCGTTATTTGACAGATTTACAATAGATAATGCCGTATTAAAACTCGGTCTATCAAAGGAGATTGTTGATAAATGGAGTGAGAAGCGTCCAAATGAATCAGACAAGACACGTTATGCGAGGATTCATTATATTGCAAAATTTTCCGCCTATTTAAATGATATGGGATATCCATCACATATACCGAGATTGCCTAAAAAGTACAGCAGTACGTTTGTACCACATATTTTCTCGAAAAAGGAAGTGAATGCATTCTTCGATGCATGTGATACGCTTAAAGTTAATAGACGATTTGAAACAACTGTGTATGTACTCCCCGCTTTATTTAGAATGCTATATGGCTGTGGCATCCGTATCAGCGAAGCGTTATCCCTAACATGTAAGGATGTTGATCTTGATGCAAAAAATATTATTGTCAGGGAAACGAAAAACGGCAAAGACCGAATACTCCCATTATCTGAAACACTAACTGAGGTGTGTATTCAATATAGGAATGTTCGTCCCGGCAAATATGAACCGAAAGGTTATTTTTTTATCAAGAACAATGGGCAAAAATGTAATGCCAAGGCAATATATGAATGGTTCAGAAAAATACTCTGGAATGCAGGAATTCCACATGGTGGGAAGGGTTTTGGCCCAAGAATGCATGACTTTCGTCACACTTTCAGTGTACACTCTCTTGTGAAAATGTCAGAAGCTGGGCTAGATTTATACTACTCACTCCCAATATTATCAAAATATCTTGGGCATCAGTCATTAGAGGCTACAGATAAGTATGTAAGGCTAACATCTGACATGTACCCTGATTTAATTAGAGAAGTAGATAACGTTTGTGCCTATGTATTTCCGGAGGTTGACCATTATGAAGCCGACTGA
- a CDS encoding site-specific integrase has protein sequence MKPTDFSRYLTGFLTKYLPGEMGFSINTIASYRDTFVLFLTFIKDKKGIKTNSLTLGMINKEMVIHFLDWIETERGCSTATRNVRLAALHSFFQYLQYQSPDNLLEWQRILGIRVKKTETKSISYLTLNGIRLLLEMPDQSTKIGRRDLALLSIMYESGGRVQEIIDLTPSQVRFDRPCTVKLIGKGNKARIVPLMDAPLDLLNRYMDEQGLLSLSANMYPLFCNKRGEKLTRAGVNYILDKYARKARIKDQILIPERFSCHCLRHSKAMHLLQAGVNLIYIRDILGHRSVQTTEIYAKVDSKQKREAIEKAYTDVVPKGAPSWQKSGDLLEWLKRFDK, from the coding sequence ATGAAGCCGACTGATTTCTCTCGCTATCTGACAGGATTTCTTACAAAATACCTGCCAGGAGAAATGGGGTTCAGTATAAATACGATTGCCTCTTATAGAGACACATTTGTACTTTTCCTTACATTTATCAAGGATAAAAAAGGAATAAAAACAAATTCTCTGACGCTGGGCATGATTAATAAGGAAATGGTTATTCACTTTCTTGACTGGATAGAAACAGAGCGTGGCTGTAGTACAGCCACAAGGAACGTCCGCCTTGCGGCATTACACTCTTTCTTCCAATATCTCCAGTATCAGAGCCCCGATAATCTTTTGGAATGGCAGAGAATCCTTGGAATCCGGGTTAAGAAAACAGAAACAAAATCAATCAGTTACCTAACGCTTAATGGGATCAGACTACTTTTGGAAATGCCTGATCAGTCAACTAAAATAGGACGAAGAGATCTTGCTCTTTTGTCAATTATGTATGAAAGCGGTGGAAGAGTACAGGAAATCATTGACCTCACTCCGTCACAAGTACGTTTTGACAGACCATGTACTGTAAAGTTAATTGGTAAGGGGAATAAAGCCCGGATAGTCCCTCTGATGGATGCTCCGTTAGATTTATTAAATCGATATATGGATGAGCAGGGGCTGTTAAGTTTGTCAGCAAACATGTACCCATTGTTCTGTAACAAAAGAGGAGAAAAACTGACCCGGGCAGGGGTGAATTACATACTAGATAAATATGCACGCAAGGCTCGTATTAAAGATCAAATATTAATCCCAGAACGATTTAGCTGTCATTGTCTGAGACATTCAAAAGCTATGCACTTACTCCAAGCAGGAGTTAATCTCATATACATCCGTGATATACTAGGTCACCGTTCTGTCCAAACAACTGAAATTTACGCTAAGGTAGATTCAAAACAAAAAAGAGAAGCAATTGAAAAAGCATATACAGATGTTGTACCAAAAGGTGCACCTTCTTGGCAAAAAAGTGGAGATTTATTGGAATGGCTAAAAAGATTTGATAAATAA